The proteins below come from a single Brevundimonas sp. LM2 genomic window:
- a CDS encoding MoxR family ATPase, with protein sequence MTRPTDRFEGTSNYIATQDLRIAVNAAVALERPLLIKGEPGTGKTVLAYEMAEALKAPLITWHVKSTTKAHNGLYEYDAVSRLRDSQLGDPRVQDVKNYLKPGKLWEAFTSPVRPILLIDEIDKADIEFPNDLLQELDRMEFFVQETGETIRAAVRPIVVITSNNEKELPDAFLRRCFFHYIRFPDDQTMQAIVEVHFPGIKPRLVSEALKTFYEIRDTPGLKKKPSTSELLDWLKLLMVDDVQPETLRERAPNKLIPPLHGALLKNEQDVHLFERLAFLNRREGSRPGG encoded by the coding sequence ATGACACGGCCGACCGACCGGTTCGAGGGTACCTCGAACTATATCGCGACCCAGGATCTGAGGATCGCCGTCAACGCCGCCGTGGCGCTGGAACGGCCCCTGCTCATCAAGGGGGAGCCGGGCACCGGCAAGACGGTCCTGGCCTATGAGATGGCGGAGGCGCTGAAGGCCCCGCTTATCACCTGGCACGTCAAGTCCACGACCAAGGCCCACAACGGACTGTACGAGTATGACGCCGTCAGCCGTCTGCGGGACAGCCAGTTGGGCGATCCCCGCGTCCAGGACGTGAAGAACTATCTGAAACCCGGCAAGCTGTGGGAGGCCTTCACCAGCCCGGTCCGCCCGATCCTGCTGATCGACGAGATCGATAAGGCCGACATCGAGTTTCCCAACGATCTGCTGCAGGAACTCGACCGGATGGAGTTCTTCGTCCAGGAGACCGGCGAGACCATACGCGCCGCCGTCCGCCCGATCGTGGTCATCACGTCCAACAATGAGAAGGAACTGCCGGACGCCTTCCTGCGCCGCTGTTTCTTCCACTACATCCGCTTCCCCGACGACCAGACCATGCAGGCCATCGTTGAGGTCCACTTCCCCGGCATCAAGCCGCGGCTCGTTTCCGAAGCCCTGAAGACCTTCTACGAGATCCGCGACACGCCCGGCCTGAAGAAGAAGCCATCGACGTCCGAACTGCTGGACTGGCTCAAACTGCTGATGGTGGATGATGTCCAGCCCGAGACCTTGCGCGAACGCGCGCCCAACAAGTTGATCCCGCCGCTTCATGGTGCCTTGTTGAAAAACGAGCAGGATGTGCACCTGTTCGAACGCCTCGCCTTTCTCAACCGCCGAGAAGGCTCCCGGCCCGGCGGCTGA
- the flbT gene encoding flagellar biosynthesis repressor FlbT → MPLKLSLKPGEKFVLNGAVVQNGDRRGVLILQNKASVLREKDIMQLSEVTTPAKRIYFPVMMMYLDETSAPKVYDEFVTRLSEFMGATRNPAVLNDCVAVSRHVLAREYYKALMTARKLVDYEESLIGC, encoded by the coding sequence ATGCCGTTGAAGCTGTCTTTGAAGCCCGGGGAAAAGTTCGTTCTCAACGGCGCGGTCGTCCAGAACGGCGACCGCCGTGGCGTGCTCATCCTGCAGAACAAGGCCTCCGTCCTGCGCGAGAAGGACATCATGCAGTTGTCCGAGGTCACGACCCCCGCCAAGCGGATCTATTTCCCGGTCATGATGATGTACCTCGACGAAACATCGGCACCGAAGGTCTACGACGAGTTCGTCACCCGTCTGTCGGAGTTCATGGGTGCCACCCGCAACCCGGCGGTGCTGAACGACTGCGTCGCCGTGTCCCGGCACGTTCTGGCGCGCGAATATTACAAGGCTCTGATGACCGCCAGGAAACTGGTCGACTATGAAGAAAGCCTGATCGGATGCTGA
- the flaF gene encoding flagellar biosynthesis regulator FlaF has translation MLKAYAQASARTETPRELEYRLFGQVTRALMHAATVDESDLKTRIDALDWNRRLWSTLATDCSDPDNALAKPMRAQIISISLFVSRHSSAVMRGEEDFETLIDINRSVMQGLAPHAQPQP, from the coding sequence ATGCTGAAGGCCTATGCACAGGCGTCCGCGCGGACAGAGACCCCGAGAGAGCTGGAGTACCGGCTGTTCGGTCAGGTCACCCGGGCGCTGATGCATGCGGCCACCGTCGACGAATCCGATCTGAAGACCCGCATCGACGCCCTGGACTGGAACCGCCGGCTCTGGTCGACGCTGGCGACCGACTGCTCCGATCCGGACAACGCTCTGGCAAAGCCCATGCGGGCCCAGATCATCTCCATCAGTCTGTTCGTCAGCCGCCACTCGTCGGCCGTGATGCGGGGTGAGGAGGATTTCGAGACCCTGATCGACATCAATCGGTCCGTGATGCAAGGGCTCGCGCCCCACGCCCAGCCGCAGCCTTAG
- a CDS encoding exopolysaccharide biosynthesis protein — MPDYDYQSDARPFSTVLDDIGAKTDDKLYLGELINAFGERGFGALMVFFGLINAIASPIPGSTTLLGAPLLVICLHLVTRRDQLWMPAWALKTSLPRSSYRATIDKVRKPLIQIERLSRPRFSIMSSEVSEVLIGIVTSLLTVIIMLPLFGGNLFPSLFVALFGFGLMQRDGALIGAAWLGVAGFCVFVWAAWSLIVSATTFSLQWIQQVF, encoded by the coding sequence ATGCCCGACTACGACTATCAGAGCGACGCACGGCCTTTTTCCACCGTGCTCGACGACATCGGCGCCAAGACGGACGACAAGCTCTATCTGGGCGAACTGATCAACGCCTTCGGGGAGCGCGGCTTCGGGGCGCTGATGGTCTTCTTCGGCCTGATCAATGCCATCGCCTCGCCCATTCCGGGCTCGACCACCCTTCTGGGGGCGCCGCTGCTGGTGATCTGCCTGCATCTGGTGACGCGCCGCGACCAGTTGTGGATGCCGGCCTGGGCGCTGAAGACCAGCCTGCCGCGCAGCAGCTACCGCGCCACCATCGACAAGGTCAGGAAGCCCCTGATCCAGATCGAGCGGCTGTCGCGGCCGCGCTTCAGCATCATGAGCAGCGAGGTCTCCGAAGTCCTGATCGGCATCGTCACCAGCCTGCTGACCGTCATCATCATGCTGCCCCTGTTCGGCGGCAATCTGTTCCCGTCCCTGTTCGTGGCCCTGTTCGGGTTCGGCCTGATGCAGCGGGACGGAGCCCTGATCGGCGCAGCCTGGCTCGGCGTCGCCGGGTTCTGCGTCTTCGTCTGGGCGGCGTGGAGCCTGATCGTCTCGGCCACGACCTTCTCGCTGCAGTGGATCCAGCAGGTGTTCTAG
- a CDS encoding exopolysaccharide biosynthesis protein has protein sequence MSLTVTSTGRPIRFSDTLERLGSHGGEKLFMGEVIEAFGERAFGAVLLLFAIVNMLPWPPGGTTLTGAPLLFLSAELAWGRDTLWLPNWLARASVARATFQKMSGRLMKLIRFSEALTRPRLYFLTGRLGQGLIGLACLILSAILVLPVFGGNLIPAIAIGFFSLGIMQRDGLAVLLGWITTGITIAVLVFAWRLVVAGFQLGFDWFGRIL, from the coding sequence ATGAGCCTGACGGTGACCTCGACCGGCCGACCGATCCGCTTCTCCGACACGCTGGAGCGGCTGGGCTCGCATGGCGGCGAGAAGCTGTTCATGGGCGAGGTGATCGAGGCCTTCGGAGAGCGGGCGTTCGGGGCGGTCCTGCTTCTGTTCGCCATCGTCAACATGTTGCCGTGGCCCCCGGGCGGCACGACCCTGACCGGCGCGCCCCTGCTGTTTCTGTCGGCCGAACTGGCCTGGGGCCGCGATACCTTGTGGCTGCCGAACTGGCTGGCGCGGGCCTCGGTCGCCCGCGCCACGTTCCAGAAGATGAGCGGCCGGCTGATGAAGTTGATCCGGTTCAGCGAGGCCCTGACACGTCCCCGGCTGTATTTCCTGACCGGGCGGCTGGGCCAGGGGCTGATCGGCCTGGCCTGTCTGATCCTGTCCGCGATCCTGGTGCTGCCGGTGTTCGGGGGCAATCTGATCCCGGCGATCGCGATCGGCTTCTTCTCATTGGGGATCATGCAGCGGGATGGCCTGGCCGTTCTGCTGGGCTGGATCACTACCGGCATCACGATCGCCGTGCTGGTGTTCGCCTGGCGTCTGGTCGTGGCCGGCTTCCAGCTGGGCTTCGACTGGTTCGGCCGGATCCTCTAG
- a CDS encoding DUF3008 family protein, which produces MPARSAAQQKAAGAALSAKRGDTPESELKGASKQMVESMSEKQLEDFAHTKRKGKPEHVAEN; this is translated from the coding sequence ATGCCCGCAAGATCCGCCGCCCAACAGAAGGCCGCCGGCGCCGCCCTGTCCGCCAAGCGCGGCGACACGCCCGAGTCCGAACTGAAGGGCGCGTCGAAACAGATGGTCGAGTCGATGAGCGAAAAGCAGCTTGAGGATTTCGCCCACACCAAACGCAAGGGGAAACCCGAGCACGTCGCCGAGAACTGA
- a CDS encoding isovaleryl-CoA dehydrogenase yields the protein MSIPNAPQSMEFGLGETADAIRDTTARWAADRLAPLAAEIDETNTFRRDLWPEMGDLGLHGITVEEEWGGLGLGYLEHVVAMEEVSRASASIGLSYGAHSNLCVNQIRRWGTDDQKRRYLPKLISGEHVGSLAMSEAGSGSDVISMRTQARKVGDRYVLNGTKFWITNAPSADTLVVYAKSDPEAGSRGVTAFLIEKGMKGFSVSKKLDKMGMRGSDTAELVFEDCEIPEENVMGPVGGGAGVLMSGLDYERAVLAAGPLGIMQAALDVVLPYVRDRKQFGKPIGSFQLMQGKIADMYVALNSARTYVYAVAKACDAGLTTRYDAAGAILLASENAVKVSLEAVQALGGAGYTKDWPVERLVRDAKLYDIGAGTNEIRRFLIGRELLGA from the coding sequence ATGAGCATCCCCAACGCGCCCCAATCCATGGAATTCGGCCTCGGCGAAACCGCCGACGCCATCCGCGACACCACGGCCCGCTGGGCCGCCGACCGGCTGGCCCCCCTGGCCGCCGAGATCGACGAGACGAACACCTTCCGCCGCGACCTGTGGCCCGAAATGGGCGATCTGGGCCTGCACGGCATCACGGTCGAGGAGGAATGGGGCGGCCTGGGCCTGGGCTATCTGGAGCATGTCGTGGCCATGGAGGAGGTCTCGCGTGCCTCGGCCTCGATCGGCCTGTCCTACGGGGCCCACTCCAACCTTTGCGTCAACCAGATCCGCCGGTGGGGCACGGACGACCAGAAGCGCCGCTATCTGCCCAAGCTGATTTCGGGCGAACATGTCGGCTCCCTGGCCATGTCGGAGGCCGGCTCCGGCTCCGACGTCATCTCGATGCGCACCCAGGCCCGCAAGGTCGGCGACCGCTATGTGCTGAACGGCACCAAGTTCTGGATCACCAACGCCCCGTCCGCCGACACCCTGGTGGTCTATGCCAAGTCGGACCCCGAGGCCGGGTCCAGAGGCGTGACCGCCTTCCTGATCGAGAAGGGCATGAAGGGCTTCAGCGTCTCCAAGAAGCTGGACAAGATGGGCATGCGCGGCTCCGATACCGCCGAACTGGTGTTCGAGGACTGCGAAATCCCGGAAGAGAACGTGATGGGCCCGGTCGGTGGCGGGGCCGGCGTGCTGATGAGCGGCCTCGACTATGAGCGCGCCGTCCTGGCCGCCGGACCCCTGGGCATCATGCAGGCGGCGCTGGACGTGGTCCTGCCCTACGTCCGCGACCGGAAACAGTTCGGAAAGCCGATCGGCAGCTTCCAGCTGATGCAGGGCAAGATCGCCGACATGTATGTCGCCCTGAACAGCGCCCGCACCTATGTCTATGCCGTGGCCAAGGCCTGCGACGCCGGCCTGACCACCCGCTACGACGCGGCGGGCGCGATCCTGCTGGCCTCCGAGAACGCGGTGAAGGTGTCCCTGGAGGCGGTCCAGGCCCTGGGCGGAGCGGGCTACACCAAGGACTGGCCGGTCGAACGGCTGGTCCGCGACGCCAAGCTGTACGACATCGGTGCCGGCACGAACGAGATTCGCCGCTTCCTGATCGGTCGGGAGTTGCTGGGGGCGTAA